In Streptococcus parasuis, the following proteins share a genomic window:
- a CDS encoding tape measure protein — MADGKVTIDVDLNDGKALSGAGKVKGLLNGLTSAGEKAGSVFKSMLGANIIGGAVTAGISSLTGQISGLVGDINASSKAWQTFQGNMENLGLPKQEIAGVKKELQSFATETIYSASDMASTYSQLAAVGIKSTKELVTGFGGLAAAAENPAQAMKTLSTQAVQMATKPNVAWADFKLMLEQTPAGISAVAKHMGMSTAEMVSAVQDGKIATQDFFDAINAVGNNDTFRKMATEYKTVDQAIDGLTEGVSNKLLPAFEVLSKHGIKAVEGVISIVDKFDGDGFASQIDKWAQSFQGMMKGFSDLGVFDNFKATLYSIGDMFQSVFKIDPGILNTGVVTVSNILNGLMYVIQDISAGISSFFEGFTNSGAVRALALAFFDLSEAGLDLSEKLSGAIPWETIGNAAGQVVKFIAEIISAIAQFSQKIDGNIFRGLLIGIPAAIAGFKAFNFLKSFNPFSFFKKNVADGVGGAGEAVKKSKSTISQVFSSLSNVIKSSGTAIKTAAMGIGAGIKTALSGVGPVLRAFGAMLRTAGVANILAFGGAIGVAAVGIGAGIGVIVASFALLATQSAGISQIITTISTSLGSLASTIIGALAQAFVTIAPYLPIVATAFAQLSPLITATGTAIASIISAFSSLSPVVLAFGTAFSMVVSAVGGAVSQIIVAATPLVAVLGSVFTTTVQIVSTAIVQIVQALAPIIPAITEMVVAVAPVLQSMVEAFTTLITNLSPIIDSLTNLVTGLGDSIRNVLDGAKGVIESFGNAVSSILDSVAGMFDSIGNAALNAGKGFNQLAQGIERITKLNLLDMGASLAAVVAGLGAIGATSGGLASASSALTNIIQGLARLQSESINAQNALGMIGPVASRSMSMISQGVQQAASATMSGMLQIVNVIRLSANQMTQAGKQAGEGTTKGIVVGIRSGIGQAGGAMHAMMTAIRDTGMQGVGAMRSIGAYIAQGLAQGIYSALGSVTAAANALVAQAERAAQAKAKIHSPSRLFRDNVGRYIAQGIAVGIENNTSDVIDSLAYVQQEMSAFKFGAEELLGLGNGSLSSQFRLKYITERAEMSQIKIIRDQADQALTKALEVAEQAVKRPINMVLDDGTLVAKIGGPMTNYQNDKLKIDNMMRGIV, encoded by the coding sequence ATGGCAGATGGTAAGGTTACGATTGATGTCGATTTAAATGACGGAAAAGCCCTTAGTGGAGCTGGCAAAGTCAAAGGTTTATTGAATGGGCTGACATCTGCCGGCGAGAAAGCTGGGTCAGTGTTTAAGTCGATGCTTGGTGCCAATATTATTGGTGGTGCAGTAACTGCAGGTATTAGTTCTCTAACTGGCCAGATTAGTGGCTTAGTCGGTGACATCAATGCGTCATCAAAAGCATGGCAAACATTCCAGGGCAATATGGAAAACTTGGGTCTACCCAAACAAGAAATTGCTGGAGTAAAGAAGGAATTACAGTCCTTCGCAACTGAAACTATTTACTCAGCATCCGATATGGCATCCACGTATAGCCAGCTAGCCGCGGTCGGAATCAAGAGTACCAAAGAACTAGTTACAGGCTTTGGTGGACTTGCAGCAGCTGCTGAAAATCCTGCTCAAGCCATGAAGACGTTGTCAACTCAAGCTGTCCAGATGGCTACCAAACCAAATGTAGCTTGGGCTGATTTTAAATTGATGTTGGAACAAACGCCAGCGGGTATCTCAGCGGTCGCAAAACACATGGGCATGTCAACTGCTGAGATGGTTTCTGCTGTTCAAGACGGGAAAATTGCTACACAAGATTTCTTCGATGCAATCAACGCCGTCGGCAATAATGACACCTTTAGAAAGATGGCTACAGAATACAAAACTGTAGACCAAGCTATCGATGGATTGACGGAAGGTGTATCCAACAAACTTCTTCCAGCTTTTGAGGTACTATCCAAACACGGCATTAAGGCTGTTGAGGGAGTAATTAGCATCGTTGATAAATTTGACGGAGATGGATTCGCCAGTCAAATAGACAAATGGGCCCAATCGTTCCAAGGAATGATGAAAGGTTTTTCAGACCTTGGTGTTTTCGATAACTTCAAAGCTACTCTATATAGCATTGGCGATATGTTTCAGTCGGTCTTTAAAATCGATCCAGGAATATTAAATACTGGTGTAGTAACAGTCTCTAATATCTTAAATGGATTGATGTATGTTATCCAGGATATTTCGGCTGGAATCTCGTCATTTTTCGAAGGGTTCACAAATTCAGGGGCGGTCCGTGCATTGGCACTGGCTTTTTTTGATCTAAGTGAGGCTGGTTTGGACTTGAGCGAAAAACTATCTGGTGCTATCCCTTGGGAAACTATCGGGAATGCTGCTGGGCAGGTTGTTAAATTTATTGCCGAAATCATCTCGGCTATTGCTCAATTTAGCCAAAAAATTGACGGAAATATATTCAGAGGTTTGCTGATTGGCATTCCTGCCGCAATCGCTGGTTTCAAAGCGTTCAACTTCCTAAAATCCTTTAATCCATTTAGTTTCTTTAAGAAAAATGTTGCTGATGGAGTTGGTGGAGCTGGAGAGGCGGTTAAGAAGTCCAAAAGTACCATTAGTCAAGTATTTTCTAGCCTTTCTAATGTCATTAAGTCATCAGGAACAGCGATCAAAACTGCTGCGATGGGAATTGGGGCTGGTATCAAAACTGCCTTGTCTGGAGTTGGTCCAGTATTAAGAGCGTTTGGTGCTATGTTGAGGACTGCTGGTGTAGCTAATATCCTTGCCTTTGGTGGGGCTATTGGGGTTGCTGCAGTTGGCATTGGTGCAGGTATTGGGGTCATTGTGGCATCATTCGCTTTGCTTGCTACCCAATCTGCTGGAATTAGTCAGATCATCACTACAATTTCAACGAGTTTAGGGAGTCTGGCTAGTACGATAATTGGTGCTTTGGCGCAGGCGTTTGTCACGATTGCTCCATATCTGCCGATTGTTGCAACGGCATTTGCACAGCTGAGTCCGTTAATAACTGCTACAGGAACTGCGATAGCAAGTATTATTTCAGCATTTTCTAGCTTATCGCCCGTTGTGCTTGCTTTTGGGACGGCATTTTCGATGGTTGTATCAGCTGTTGGTGGAGCGGTATCTCAAATCATTGTCGCAGCAACACCGCTGGTAGCAGTGCTAGGGTCAGTGTTTACTACGACTGTTCAAATCGTTTCTACAGCTATTGTTCAAATTGTCCAAGCGCTTGCACCGATTATCCCTGCAATTACAGAGATGGTTGTCGCAGTAGCTCCAGTGTTGCAGTCGATGGTTGAAGCATTTACAACTTTGATTACCAATCTAAGTCCGATTATTGATAGTTTGACAAATCTTGTGACTGGTCTTGGAGATAGCATTCGTAATGTTTTAGATGGTGCTAAAGGTGTTATTGAATCATTCGGGAATGCAGTGTCTAGCATTTTAGATTCTGTCGCTGGTATGTTTGATTCAATTGGTAATGCTGCTTTAAACGCAGGTAAAGGTTTCAATCAGTTGGCGCAGGGGATAGAACGTATAACCAAGCTTAATTTGCTTGATATGGGAGCAAGTCTAGCCGCGGTTGTTGCTGGATTAGGGGCTATCGGAGCAACATCTGGTGGACTAGCTAGTGCAAGCTCTGCTCTGACTAACATTATCCAAGGTTTGGCAAGATTACAGTCTGAAAGTATAAACGCTCAAAACGCTTTGGGTATGATTGGCCCAGTAGCAAGTCGTTCCATGTCTATGATTTCTCAAGGCGTTCAGCAGGCAGCATCTGCTACTATGAGTGGAATGTTACAGATAGTGAATGTGATACGTTTATCTGCCAATCAGATGACGCAAGCTGGTAAGCAAGCAGGAGAAGGGACAACAAAAGGCATTGTCGTAGGTATTAGGTCCGGAATTGGACAAGCTGGTGGTGCTATGCATGCTATGATGACCGCAATTCGTGATACTGGTATGCAGGGCGTCGGTGCTATGCGGTCGATTGGGGCTTATATTGCTCAAGGTCTAGCTCAAGGCATTTATTCAGCCCTTGGCTCTGTGACAGCTGCTGCAAATGCTCTGGTAGCACAAGCAGAAAGAGCGGCACAAGCTAAGGCTAAAATTCACTCACCATCGCGACTGTTTAGGGATAATGTAGGTCGATATATTGCCCAAGGTATCGCTGTAGGCATTGAAAATAATACCTCTGATGTGATTGACAGCCTTGCTTATGTCCAGCAAGAGATGTCAGCCTTTAAGTTTGGCGCTGAGGAGTTGCTAGGTCTAGGAAACGGCTCTTTGTCTAGCCAATTCAGGCTCAAATACATCACGGAACGTGCGGAAATGAGTCAAATTAAGATTATCAGAGACCAAGCAGACCAAGCACTCACCAAAGCTCTTGAAGTTGCTGAGCAAGCCGTCAAGCGTCCTATTAACATGGTTCTTGATGATGGTACTCTTGTTGCCAAGATTGGTGGACCAATGACCAATTACCAAAACGACAAACTAAAAATAGATAACATGATGAGGGGGATTGTCTGA
- a CDS encoding phage tail tube protein: MVRNKNAKRGHFVADFDPKNAKQEPTEWLELAKWISNIEDDTDEETDETGYYDGDGNKETEVVSVSESWTVEGTYDDEDPAQALIVSKKRKTGDGRKLWHKIVESNGKKQYVGVATATEIKGGGGEATEHEKFGCKLTYNGLPKESAVPGA, from the coding sequence ATGGTACGTAATAAGAACGCCAAACGCGGGCATTTCGTTGCTGATTTTGACCCGAAGAATGCAAAGCAAGAACCTACTGAATGGTTGGAATTAGCAAAATGGATTAGTAACATCGAGGATGATACCGATGAAGAAACTGATGAAACAGGATATTATGATGGAGATGGTAACAAAGAGACCGAAGTTGTATCTGTTTCTGAATCATGGACTGTCGAAGGAACTTATGATGACGAAGATCCTGCACAGGCGCTTATTGTCAGCAAGAAACGTAAAACTGGAGACGGCCGAAAACTATGGCATAAGATTGTCGAATCAAATGGCAAAAAACAATATGTCGGCGTGGCAACTGCTACAGAAATCAAGGGCGGTGGCGGTGAGGCTACCGAACATGAAAAATTTGGTTGTAAGTTGACTTACAATGGATTGCCTAAGGAATCGGCTGTTCCAGGTGCATAA
- a CDS encoding putative minor capsid protein, translating to MVRRVPKRMLIHEFEYHEYLREDRNHKPEYASPVTVKDCRIDFATIYSRDSSEKKIVADCLIFCYNAQTSPFLAFKEMSKIVVGNREMTIKKVVPIYEPYSKKLFSYELECL from the coding sequence ATGGTTAGAAGAGTTCCAAAACGAATGCTGATTCATGAGTTTGAGTATCATGAATATCTTCGAGAAGACCGTAATCATAAACCTGAATATGCTAGCCCAGTGACAGTGAAAGATTGTCGCATTGATTTCGCCACTATTTATAGCCGTGACAGCTCTGAAAAAAAGATTGTGGCTGATTGCCTTATCTTTTGTTATAACGCTCAAACAAGCCCTTTTTTGGCGTTTAAGGAGATGTCAAAAATTGTGGTTGGTAATCGTGAGATGACAATTAAAAAGGTTGTTCCAATTTATGAGCCATATTCTAAGAAACTGTTTAGCTATGAACTGGAGTGTTTGTGA
- a CDS encoding phage tail spike protein: MLLTIHDASLRKVAFIDNDKQATLNYFNDTWIRYLETGSSTFDFTVFKKAIISDVGRKRAYNYLNEKAFVSFQYKGKTYLHTIRKIEENEQVIKCYGINLNLELINEYANPYKAPKAMTFKEYCDAMDLLNFTFLKIGVNEISTQKISAEWEGTDTKLNRLLSLAKKFGAEIEFDTHLNADSSIKSFIVNVYHENDDDHQGVGRVSPTILKYGKNLKALTRTVDKTNVYNMVRPTGRTEDGKTVTISGLSAWSVNNSKGEREFYQAGEGLYAPLSMQMYPAAFTSGTTGDQWIRKDMTVESSNPEVIRSTAYRELKKNCYPAVTYEVEGFADLEIGDTVQVYDDGFSPVLLLEMRVSEQTISFTNPKNNKTTFSNAKALENRLSNGIQERLNQMIEASKPYLIKLATDNGVIFKNGTGQSIVTPTLYKGGKPLTANVTWRWSLDGAVKTGMTYTVRGADVTDTSTLTVAAYIGNDEVAVDELTFVNVLDGRDGPKGEKGEPGQRGADGLPGRDGVGIRSTTVTYASSTNGATAPTTGWTAEVPTVAPGNYLWTKTVWTYTDGNTETGYNVSRIGRDGNTGRDGIAGKDGVGIRSTAITYGQSASGTVQPTTWTTQVPSVPSGQYLWTRTVWTYTDNTSETGYSVAKMGETGPTGAKGDRGATGPQGPQGPTGPQGAQGLQGLQGPKGDQGIPGAKGADGRTQYTHIAYADNATGGGFSQTDQTKAYIGMYQDFIATNSTNPASYRWSKWKGDKGDTGAQGVPGPKGADGRTPYIHWAYSDNADGTGLTASDNGQRYIGHYSDYTQADSTDKTKYKWADRWARIEVGGRNLWIQSKANGGFVEESLPDNHITGQKKCYKLTNNTSLYFNIEPNFSPRLYQKVTFSAWVKYDNVVKGTNNWNMFNCFKHSIVRKNSSTGATTSTDYLTLAGFTGTSDWKYITYTYDYSANKSYDQLKTPIYFNLESVISGTAWVTGIMIQFGTVATGHEWAPEDIEKELDSKADQALTQEQLNALNERAGIMQAELEAKASLDTVNNILKQIKDMKAADEATWAKVEKDLITHLQRFIKIETNLGDQAQRWNAVDTFMQVSNEGLSLGKADGSSSMLFSPDGRITMFSSGTPVMYVDKGVIHIDNGIFSKTVQIGRFREEQYHNNPDINVKRYVGG; this comes from the coding sequence ATGTTATTGACAATCCATGACGCAAGTTTGAGAAAGGTTGCTTTTATTGATAATGATAAACAGGCTACGCTGAATTATTTCAACGATACCTGGATTAGGTACCTTGAAACAGGTTCTAGTACATTTGATTTCACAGTATTCAAAAAAGCTATCATTTCAGATGTGGGGCGTAAGCGTGCCTACAACTATCTGAATGAGAAAGCCTTTGTTTCATTTCAGTACAAAGGCAAGACTTATCTGCACACAATCCGCAAAATTGAGGAAAATGAGCAAGTTATCAAGTGCTATGGTATCAATCTGAACCTTGAACTTATCAATGAGTATGCAAATCCATATAAAGCACCTAAGGCTATGACTTTCAAAGAATACTGTGACGCAATGGACTTGCTAAACTTTACATTCTTGAAAATTGGTGTAAATGAGATTTCTACTCAGAAAATCTCTGCTGAGTGGGAGGGGACAGACACCAAACTCAACCGTCTACTTAGTCTAGCTAAGAAATTTGGTGCAGAAATTGAATTTGACACCCACCTCAACGCTGATAGCTCTATCAAATCGTTTATCGTAAACGTCTATCATGAGAATGATGACGATCATCAAGGAGTAGGGCGTGTCAGCCCTACTATTTTGAAGTATGGCAAAAACCTCAAGGCGCTTACTAGGACGGTTGACAAAACTAATGTCTACAACATGGTTCGTCCAACTGGGAGAACTGAGGACGGTAAAACTGTCACCATTTCAGGTCTTAGTGCATGGTCTGTCAATAACTCTAAAGGGGAACGCGAATTTTATCAGGCAGGAGAGGGGCTATATGCCCCTCTTTCTATGCAGATGTATCCAGCAGCCTTTACAAGTGGCACAACGGGTGACCAGTGGATAAGAAAGGATATGACTGTAGAGAGTTCAAATCCTGAGGTTATCCGATCAACTGCTTACCGTGAACTTAAAAAGAACTGCTATCCAGCTGTTACTTACGAGGTGGAGGGGTTTGCTGACCTTGAAATAGGGGACACTGTCCAAGTTTATGATGACGGCTTTAGTCCTGTTCTATTGCTTGAAATGAGGGTGTCTGAGCAAACCATTAGCTTTACCAACCCTAAGAACAACAAGACAACCTTTTCCAACGCTAAGGCGCTGGAAAATCGTCTTTCAAATGGTATTCAAGAACGACTGAACCAGATGATTGAAGCCTCTAAACCCTACCTTATCAAACTGGCTACTGATAATGGTGTTATTTTCAAGAATGGAACTGGTCAATCCATTGTGACACCCACTCTTTACAAGGGCGGCAAGCCTCTGACTGCCAACGTGACTTGGCGCTGGTCTTTGGATGGCGCTGTTAAAACGGGGATGACCTACACTGTCCGTGGTGCAGATGTTACAGATACATCTACTTTAACGGTGGCAGCATACATAGGTAACGATGAGGTAGCTGTTGATGAGCTGACGTTTGTAAACGTATTGGATGGTCGAGATGGACCAAAAGGCGAAAAAGGAGAACCTGGTCAAAGAGGGGCTGATGGACTTCCAGGTCGTGACGGAGTAGGTATTCGTTCAACGACCGTCACTTATGCTAGTTCAACCAATGGTGCTACGGCACCGACGACTGGTTGGACTGCGGAAGTTCCGACTGTTGCCCCTGGCAATTATCTTTGGACCAAGACGGTATGGACTTATACAGACGGCAACACGGAGACTGGCTACAATGTCTCTCGTATTGGTCGTGATGGTAATACTGGTCGAGATGGTATCGCAGGTAAGGACGGAGTAGGTATTCGTTCTACGGCTATCACATACGGTCAGAGTGCATCTGGTACGGTACAGCCGACAACATGGACAACCCAGGTGCCGAGCGTACCAAGTGGCCAGTATTTGTGGACAAGGACTGTCTGGACTTACACAGACAATACAAGTGAAACAGGGTACTCTGTCGCGAAGATGGGCGAAACTGGTCCTACAGGAGCAAAGGGTGACCGAGGAGCTACAGGTCCACAAGGACCACAGGGGCCTACAGGTCCGCAAGGGGCACAGGGACTCCAAGGCTTGCAAGGTCCCAAAGGCGACCAAGGTATCCCTGGAGCTAAGGGAGCAGACGGTCGTACTCAATACACACACATTGCCTATGCTGATAACGCAACTGGCGGAGGATTTAGTCAGACAGACCAAACTAAAGCCTATATTGGTATGTATCAAGATTTTATTGCCACTAATAGCACTAATCCTGCTAGTTACCGATGGAGTAAGTGGAAGGGAGACAAGGGAGATACGGGTGCACAAGGTGTGCCTGGACCTAAAGGTGCGGATGGACGGACTCCATACATCCACTGGGCTTACTCAGACAATGCAGATGGTACAGGTCTGACAGCATCTGATAATGGTCAGCGGTATATCGGTCATTACTCGGACTATACGCAAGCCGATAGTACGGATAAAACCAAATATAAATGGGCTGATAGATGGGCGAGGATTGAGGTTGGTGGACGGAATTTATGGATTCAATCAAAAGCAAATGGTGGATTCGTAGAAGAAAGCCTACCGGACAATCATATCACTGGTCAAAAGAAATGTTATAAGCTCACCAATAATACTAGCTTATATTTTAATATAGAGCCGAATTTCAGCCCTAGATTGTATCAAAAAGTTACTTTTAGTGCTTGGGTAAAATATGATAATGTCGTTAAAGGAACTAATAACTGGAATATGTTTAACTGCTTTAAACATTCAATTGTTCGTAAAAACAGCTCGACTGGTGCAACTACATCTACAGATTATCTAACTTTAGCAGGGTTTACAGGAACATCGGACTGGAAGTATATAACGTATACCTACGACTACTCAGCAAATAAGTCATACGACCAACTTAAAACTCCCATTTACTTTAACCTTGAGAGTGTTATCAGTGGTACCGCTTGGGTGACTGGTATAATGATACAATTTGGGACGGTTGCTACTGGACATGAATGGGCTCCCGAAGACATAGAAAAAGAACTCGACTCCAAAGCTGACCAAGCGCTTACCCAAGAGCAACTCAATGCACTAAACGAGCGGGCAGGTATCATGCAGGCAGAGTTGGAAGCAAAAGCAAGTCTCGATACTGTAAACAACATCTTGAAACAAATCAAAGATATGAAAGCAGCCGACGAAGCTACATGGGCCAAAGTTGAAAAGGACCTGATAACTCACTTACAGCGTTTCATAAAAATTGAGACAAACCTAGGAGACCAAGCACAGCGCTGGAATGCGGTAGATACCTTTATGCAGGTCTCGAACGAGGGTTTGTCACTAGGCAAGGCAGACGGTAGCTCCAGCATGTTGTTCAGCCCAGATGGACGTATCACGATGTTTTCAAGTGGTACTCCAGTCATGTATGTGGATAAAGGGGTTATCCACATTGACAACGGTATCTTTTCAAAGACGGTTCAAATCGGACGATTTAGAGAAGAACAGTACCACAACAATCCCGACATCAATGTTAAACGATACGTAGGAGGATAG
- a CDS encoding minor capsid protein, giving the protein MDFQERLGDVIDNVIQENELDIPLFNDLNNEEESISLYSLPGGKVFRAYYDGIKEKRLNFEIQGKSKDRERILSIVDKLSKVLEELTDVESSDGSFEFSSLSISSEPYYQASDTSGYFYFRLTFQVDLTIYPKKGN; this is encoded by the coding sequence ATGGATTTTCAGGAAAGATTGGGGGACGTCATTGACAATGTCATCCAAGAAAATGAGTTAGATATCCCCTTGTTCAATGATTTAAACAACGAAGAAGAAAGTATATCCTTGTACTCCCTTCCGGGCGGAAAAGTTTTTCGAGCCTATTATGATGGAATCAAGGAGAAACGATTAAACTTTGAAATCCAAGGTAAGTCTAAGGACAGGGAGCGCATTTTATCGATCGTTGACAAACTATCAAAAGTTTTAGAAGAACTGACAGACGTTGAGAGTTCAGACGGTTCGTTTGAATTCTCCTCTCTGTCTATTTCATCAGAGCCCTACTATCAAGCTAGTGATACGTCGGGATATTTTTATTTCAGATTGACCTTCCAGGTCGACTTAACTATTTACCCAAAGAAAGGAAATTAA
- a CDS encoding bacteriophage Gp15 family protein: MFRLSQQLNDELVFNGKVYPLDLSFDNVLVIFDVLNDDSVDDLEKTYICLNRLTGLALEELLKMFSPESAFETFKSVFESCIKIENRAKEQEYDLLGNPLPEVEPDEDDEEPLYSIEHDAEYIYAAFMQVYKIDLIEVQGELHWKKFNALLSGLPDTTKMSEIMRIRAWKPTKYDSEAEKSRMKKLKKLFALPNKS, encoded by the coding sequence GTGTTTCGACTCTCCCAACAACTGAACGATGAATTAGTCTTCAACGGCAAAGTCTATCCGCTAGATTTATCTTTTGACAACGTGCTTGTTATTTTCGATGTGCTAAACGACGATTCAGTTGACGATTTAGAAAAGACTTATATTTGTTTAAATAGATTGACTGGTTTGGCATTAGAGGAATTGTTGAAGATGTTTAGTCCAGAATCTGCTTTTGAAACATTCAAGTCGGTCTTCGAAAGCTGTATCAAAATCGAAAATAGAGCAAAAGAGCAAGAGTATGACTTGTTAGGTAATCCGTTACCTGAGGTTGAACCTGATGAGGATGATGAGGAACCCTTATACTCAATCGAACATGATGCAGAGTATATCTACGCAGCCTTTATGCAGGTATATAAGATTGATTTAATTGAGGTCCAAGGGGAATTGCATTGGAAGAAGTTCAATGCTCTCTTGTCTGGATTGCCAGATACTACAAAAATGTCTGAAATTATGCGAATACGTGCTTGGAAGCCTACTAAGTATGACAGTGAGGCTGAAAAGAGTCGTATGAAAAAGTTGAAAAAACTTTTCGCCCTACCAAATAAAAGTTAG
- a CDS encoding distal tail protein Dit gives MNNDTITINGFDLSEVIRIIEIIRPVGNERSIETNDAPLLGVNLQEVRTGAKFIKVKFAMQERDGMTLEQAKHTLAGVFNTSEAVKIVISDEPDKYYIGLVTGSVDMDNVTRWFQKGEFELLIPDGVAHSITYRVFDNGTVSSDKIVFNLINDGNVPAFPVVTIKHNAENGYIGLVNTSGALEVGDREEADTVSVKQSEMLLDFRDSKIGNALTSGTPNIGIMNDQNANPVFSGSIRKVNVWGRDHLELNGRGFSSLTWDIPNDSAGGVGSLNDYLWWRQIFWLGATNQYGAMKITVSDTNGQFLYGVETFKRSKGLDCEYNFMTTDGKGGYNMIKQWRFTGTHWDYHNPFNEPRGWSDLKRNDDKVTVYWFGTYNEFYIPEIKGKKSKKIHIAFSSIGNHPIVSHMYLDSFYYRKDHVNVAKDIPNRYPIGSNIVLNSEDDTVTVDGLERIVDIVHGSTFLTIPPGRSTLEVYSSSWVRTKPTVKIAFEERYL, from the coding sequence ATGAACAATGACACAATCACTATCAACGGATTTGACCTCTCTGAGGTTATCCGAATTATTGAAATTATCCGCCCTGTTGGCAATGAGCGTAGCATTGAAACTAATGACGCTCCACTCTTGGGAGTGAACTTGCAAGAAGTAAGAACAGGGGCTAAGTTTATCAAGGTCAAGTTTGCCATGCAAGAAAGAGATGGCATGACACTTGAACAAGCTAAACACACTTTGGCAGGGGTATTCAATACCTCTGAGGCTGTCAAGATTGTTATCTCTGATGAGCCTGATAAGTATTATATAGGACTTGTTACAGGCTCTGTGGACATGGATAATGTGACAAGATGGTTCCAAAAGGGTGAGTTTGAGCTGCTTATTCCAGATGGAGTAGCTCACAGCATCACTTACCGTGTTTTCGATAATGGCACAGTATCATCTGACAAGATTGTTTTCAATCTGATCAATGATGGCAACGTGCCAGCTTTCCCTGTGGTTACTATCAAGCATAACGCTGAAAATGGCTACATTGGTTTGGTCAATACCAGCGGTGCTCTTGAGGTTGGTGACCGTGAGGAAGCTGACACTGTATCTGTTAAGCAGTCTGAGATGCTACTGGACTTTAGAGATTCAAAAATTGGCAATGCTTTAACTTCTGGTACTCCTAACATCGGAATTATGAATGACCAAAATGCAAATCCTGTTTTTAGTGGTAGTATCCGAAAGGTTAACGTTTGGGGGCGTGACCATCTGGAACTAAACGGTCGTGGTTTTAGTTCTCTTACCTGGGATATTCCAAACGATAGTGCTGGTGGCGTTGGGTCTCTCAATGATTACTTGTGGTGGAGACAAATCTTTTGGCTTGGCGCTACAAATCAGTACGGAGCTATGAAAATTACGGTATCGGATACCAACGGTCAATTTTTATACGGTGTAGAAACGTTTAAGAGAAGTAAAGGGCTTGATTGTGAATATAATTTTATGACTACTGATGGAAAAGGTGGCTACAACATGATTAAGCAGTGGCGTTTTACAGGTACTCATTGGGATTATCATAATCCTTTTAATGAGCCTCGCGGCTGGTCTGATTTAAAGAGAAACGATGACAAGGTAACGGTCTATTGGTTTGGTACCTATAACGAGTTTTACATTCCTGAGATTAAAGGGAAAAAGTCTAAGAAAATCCATATTGCTTTCTCATCAATTGGAAACCATCCGATTGTATCACACATGTATTTGGATAGTTTCTACTACCGTAAGGATCATGTTAACGTCGCTAAAGATATTCCTAACCGCTACCCAATTGGCTCCAACATCGTTTTAAATAGCGAGGATGACACGGTAACAGTAGATGGTCTAGAGCGTATTGTGGATATTGTCCACGGTTCTACGTTTCTTACTATTCCACCTGGTAGGTCTACTCTTGAGGTCTATTCCTCAAGTTGGGTCAGGACAAAGCCCACAGTCAAGATAGCATTTGAAGAAAGGTACTTATAG
- a CDS encoding minor capsid protein produces the protein MADVKVTVDLKGYDKKLSKANFQKGQFVMANQMLADMTPFVPFEEGALSGSGMVESNGEILSWDTPYAKRWFFNHANFQTTFHPQATSRWDLAAQGMYGNTWPDKFVEGAGLQ, from the coding sequence ATGGCAGATGTCAAAGTGACGGTTGATTTGAAAGGCTACGATAAAAAATTGAGCAAAGCCAATTTCCAAAAAGGGCAATTCGTAATGGCAAACCAGATGCTTGCAGATATGACACCTTTCGTTCCATTTGAGGAAGGGGCATTATCTGGTAGCGGTATGGTTGAGAGCAATGGAGAAATCTTATCCTGGGATACTCCGTATGCCAAACGTTGGTTTTTCAATCATGCAAACTTTCAAACAACTTTCCACCCTCAAGCAACGAGTCGTTGGGATTTAGCAGCACAGGGCATGTATGGTAATACTTGGCCGGATAAATTTGTGGAAGGAGCTGGTCTTCAATAA